From the genome of Clostridium sp. BNL1100, one region includes:
- a CDS encoding O-fucosyltransferase family protein: MKQDKFLLINTTGDGFWYDMHHTLSHLLLAEITQRIPVIYWGSKSMYSTDEASNAFEQYFFPVSKYGMDELIENISHNGDIEIANRYTDMDGIICRMDERCPYFGLNSVEIYRIMLEKYIQLRPEVEKEINNFYDVNMAGKDIIAVHIRGSDKILEVSHLHELNKLYPAKISIYLKERPDAFIFLMTDCKDILSDYKNIYGERLIYTNCKRVLKNGGGVHFQEYVNNKLKGIEIIKDTWLAAKCDYFIGNGFSNVSRAVCELKDWQNQNVTLLF, from the coding sequence TTGAAGCAGGATAAATTCTTACTTATCAATACAACAGGAGATGGATTTTGGTATGACATGCATCATACGCTTTCTCATCTTTTGCTTGCAGAGATTACACAAAGGATTCCTGTTATTTATTGGGGAAGCAAGAGTATGTACAGCACAGATGAAGCTTCAAACGCTTTTGAACAATATTTTTTCCCTGTATCAAAATATGGCATGGATGAATTAATAGAAAATATTAGTCATAATGGGGACATAGAGATAGCGAACAGATATACGGATATGGATGGTATTATATGCCGTATGGATGAGAGATGTCCGTATTTTGGATTAAATTCCGTAGAAATTTATAGGATTATGCTTGAAAAATATATACAGCTGCGGCCGGAAGTTGAAAAAGAGATAAATAATTTCTACGACGTAAATATGGCAGGTAAAGATATTATTGCAGTACATATAAGAGGAAGTGACAAGATATTGGAAGTTAGTCATCTGCATGAACTGAATAAACTTTATCCGGCGAAAATAAGCATTTATTTGAAAGAAAGGCCGGATGCCTTCATTTTTCTTATGACCGATTGTAAAGACATATTGTCGGATTATAAAAACATTTACGGCGAAAGGTTAATTTACACCAACTGTAAAAGGGTTTTGAAAAATGGAGGGGGAGTTCACTTCCAGGAATATGTTAACAACAAGCTGAAAGGAATTGAGATTATAAAAGACACATGGCTTGCAGCAAAATGCGACTATTTTATAGGAAATGGATTCTCAAACGTATCCAGAGCAGTATGCGAACTAAAAGACTGGCAGAACCAGAATGTAACACTGCTTTTTTGA
- a CDS encoding S8 family serine peptidase — MNTLPINIAVIDDGVNEKHYQTDRLSYNLEITHDLTVCERVDYDPFLPSHGTTCAAIIKKYSPEAVLSSIKILDSSSRTGMKAQLIRALKWCADNSIRIVNLSLGTIDYRDFNEVKEAVDYAFEKNVIVVAACNNRNIFTCPASFERVIGVRYDFIEVLNEGEYTYNFDSMDGINISACAKHTLKKYDGTDIVTNECNSYAAPMVTAHVFNLLRKNPNIGFGEIIDKLQQEANRKNYTECIHSFGNCKEPDIPVILVNNNSLDNFEKGLTGKFRSDGFNALCVYENIKEPDICNGYINIRQFSNQQLPSLKKSFYNIFNILVPDILLLSYDNQKSDIMLMKGIMELDSDIEICVYNILDVEVKSSYGIRVFNHFDDNQLENLYSYILELFEKEEK; from the coding sequence ATGAATACATTACCTATTAATATAGCAGTCATAGATGACGGGGTTAACGAGAAGCACTATCAAACGGACAGACTTTCGTACAATCTGGAAATAACTCATGATTTAACTGTTTGTGAAAGGGTGGACTATGACCCTTTTTTGCCGTCTCATGGTACAACCTGTGCTGCAATAATAAAAAAGTACTCTCCGGAAGCTGTTTTAAGCAGTATAAAAATATTGGATTCAAGCTCAAGAACAGGAATGAAAGCACAGCTTATCCGTGCATTGAAATGGTGTGCCGATAACAGTATACGTATTGTAAATTTGAGTCTGGGTACAATAGATTACAGAGATTTTAATGAAGTAAAGGAAGCCGTAGATTATGCGTTTGAGAAAAATGTAATTGTAGTTGCGGCATGCAACAATCGTAATATTTTTACATGTCCGGCATCTTTTGAAAGGGTAATTGGCGTAAGATATGACTTTATAGAAGTATTAAATGAGGGCGAGTATACATATAATTTTGATTCCATGGACGGGATAAATATATCTGCATGTGCAAAACACACCCTGAAAAAGTATGATGGAACGGATATAGTGACAAATGAATGTAACAGCTATGCGGCACCAATGGTTACCGCTCATGTATTTAATCTTTTGAGGAAAAACCCCAATATAGGTTTTGGTGAAATTATAGATAAATTACAACAGGAGGCTAACAGAAAGAACTACACAGAGTGTATTCATTCCTTTGGAAATTGTAAAGAGCCGGATATACCTGTTATTTTAGTTAACAATAATAGTCTCGATAATTTTGAAAAAGGGCTCACCGGCAAATTCAGGAGTGACGGTTTTAATGCTTTATGTGTATATGAGAATATAAAAGAGCCCGATATTTGTAACGGTTACATAAATATCAGACAATTCTCCAATCAACAGTTGCCCTCCTTAAAAAAGAGCTTCTATAACATATTCAATATACTTGTCCCTGATATATTGCTTCTTTCATATGACAATCAGAAAAGTGACATTATGTTAATGAAAGGAATAATGGAGTTGGACTCTGACATTGAAATATGTGTATATAATATTTTAGATGTAGAAGTAAAGAGTTCCTATGGGATTCGTGTTTTCAACCATTTCGATGATAATCAATTAGAAAATTTGTATTCTTACATACTGGAGTTGTTTGAAAAAGAAGAGAAGTAA
- a CDS encoding glycosyltransferase family 2 protein: MKSIIIIPAYNEQDNILDVINDIEQNASGYHYMVINDGSADKTGLILRENHIPHINLPFNIGIGGAVQTGYKYAFEKGYDIVVQFDGDGQHKASFIPEMINILEEGNSDMVIGSRFLDKRGYQSTFIRRLGIKYFRFLIWLLSGSGVTDSTSGFRACNRKIIELFSKNYPQDYPEPESIMILKQKKLKITEVPVEMKKRARGNSSINRSLSVYYMVKVTLAIILSRMRPRIRRFSN; encoded by the coding sequence ATGAAAAGTATAATAATAATACCTGCTTACAATGAACAGGATAATATTCTTGATGTCATAAATGATATAGAGCAAAATGCCTCAGGGTATCATTACATGGTTATAAATGACGGGTCAGCGGACAAAACAGGTTTAATATTGCGTGAAAATCACATTCCACATATTAATCTTCCTTTTAACATAGGTATAGGCGGAGCTGTACAAACCGGCTATAAATACGCATTTGAAAAAGGCTACGATATAGTTGTACAGTTTGACGGCGACGGCCAGCACAAGGCATCTTTTATCCCTGAAATGATTAATATTCTGGAAGAAGGAAACTCAGACATGGTTATTGGCTCCAGATTTTTGGATAAAAGGGGCTACCAGTCTACCTTTATCAGAAGGTTGGGTATAAAGTACTTTCGTTTTTTGATATGGCTATTATCAGGGTCGGGAGTGACGGACTCAACTTCCGGCTTCAGAGCCTGCAACAGAAAAATTATTGAACTGTTTTCAAAAAACTACCCTCAGGACTATCCCGAGCCTGAATCTATAATGATTTTAAAACAAAAAAAATTAAAAATAACTGAAGTACCTGTAGAAATGAAGAAAAGGGCCCGGGGAAATTCTTCAATAAACAGGTCTCTCTCCGTTTACTATATGGTCAAGGTTACATTGGCTATAATTTTAAGCCGCATGAGACCTCGTATAAGACGGTTTTCCAATTAA
- a CDS encoding O-fucosyltransferase family protein, with protein sequence MPNDRFLLIKSWGCGFWSDVDHVMGQLLAAELTDRIPVIYWGPNSLYAESFKTNAFDLYFEPVSNYNIDDVIKYNYTYFPPVWNYDNVMIEDLDKVTWTYRNLGEMMTSDANVLISDVHYFIRPLINFITKDHWAYGMTAHQIYRTLFDKYLKLKPDIEQEIQEFYDEKLKDKGLTLSVHIRGGDKVREVENLGRLNKRYYKEIENFSARYDIEKILLLTDCEDILKEFLRLYGDKVVYTECRRGALSATEDAPHLQDYSAKRRKGIEIIKDTYLGAKCDFFIGNGYSNVSYTIKRLKDWPEPNIILFYRDLKNEKKLAKRRVKEEGNRRLLESKNHRLEYPEFYGGVNTYVE encoded by the coding sequence ATGCCAAATGACAGGTTTTTGCTAATAAAGTCATGGGGATGCGGCTTCTGGTCGGATGTGGATCATGTAATGGGTCAGCTACTGGCCGCTGAACTTACTGACAGAATTCCTGTTATATATTGGGGGCCAAATAGCTTATATGCAGAATCTTTCAAAACAAACGCCTTCGATCTCTACTTTGAACCGGTCTCCAACTATAATATAGACGATGTAATAAAATATAATTATACTTATTTCCCTCCTGTGTGGAATTATGACAATGTAATGATTGAAGATTTGGATAAAGTAACATGGACATACCGGAACCTGGGTGAAATGATGACTAGTGATGCAAATGTACTGATCAGTGATGTCCACTATTTTATAAGGCCGTTAATTAATTTTATAACAAAGGACCATTGGGCTTACGGTATGACTGCGCACCAGATTTACCGAACCTTGTTTGATAAATATCTGAAGCTTAAGCCTGATATTGAACAGGAGATTCAAGAATTTTATGATGAAAAGCTGAAGGATAAGGGGCTAACCCTGTCTGTCCACATTAGGGGCGGTGATAAAGTGAGAGAAGTTGAAAATCTTGGCCGCTTGAACAAGCGATACTACAAGGAAATAGAAAACTTCAGTGCCAGATATGATATAGAGAAAATACTACTTCTCACGGATTGTGAAGACATTTTGAAAGAATTTTTAAGACTTTATGGAGACAAAGTAGTTTACACAGAATGCAGAAGGGGAGCATTAAGTGCAACTGAGGATGCACCACACCTGCAGGACTATTCAGCAAAAAGGCGTAAGGGCATTGAAATTATAAAAGACACCTATCTTGGAGCGAAATGCGATTTCTTTATTGGAAACGGTTATTCCAATGTTTCATATACAATAAAAAGGCTCAAGGACTGGCCGGAACCAAACATTATTCTTTTTTACAGAGATTTAAAAAATGAAAAAAAACTTGCTAAAAGGAGAGTAAAGGAAGAGGGTAACAGAAGGCTGCTGGAAAGCAAAAATCACAGGTTGGAGTACCCGGAATTTTATGGAGGTGTTAACACATATGTCGAATAG
- a CDS encoding EamA family transporter, translating to MQGKYILLAILNSGLTVFGQTLWKIGLERMEGYSLRLLLNPLILAGVFVYGVSTVLWLYVLSKLPFSTAYPLNSVAYALSLFVGFFIFKENIDLRKIFGTILILAGVFYIARG from the coding sequence ATGCAGGGTAAATATATATTATTAGCAATTTTAAATTCAGGACTTACTGTGTTCGGACAGACACTGTGGAAAATTGGGCTTGAAAGAATGGAGGGCTACAGTTTAAGGCTTCTGCTGAACCCACTAATACTTGCTGGGGTTTTTGTCTACGGTGTCTCTACGGTTTTGTGGTTATATGTACTTTCCAAGCTACCGTTTTCAACTGCATACCCCCTCAATAGCGTAGCTTATGCACTAAGCCTCTTCGTTGGATTTTTTATTTTTAAGGAGAATATCGACCTCCGTAAAATTTTTGGTACTATACTCATTCTGGCAGGAGTATTTTATATAGCCAGAGGGTAA
- a CDS encoding O-fucosyltransferase family protein, whose amino-acid sequence MSNDRFLLIKGWSYILWGDVDHVLGQLLVAELTNRIPVVYWPTHCLHNGYILTNGFELYFEPVSNYSIFDVAKPEYTYYPPIWDYENLFIEDQNKDTWIYRNIGDLLSSQENVVVADVYYNIHELIPFIKKNNPAYGMSSQQIYRYLFNKYIKLKSDINTEVQGFYNSWLKDNHPILAVHVRRVEKDMVFDTRDSKKNGNQYWNKIYRKYKQKPEKKGKKLYKLFAKGKFKEPNRGYHKEIKKYIDKYNIKKIFLLTDCEDTLKEYKNIYGSMLVYTNCKRIKNDEPVYHMENPMVVRRRGMEIIKDAYIAAKCDFFIGNDFSNVSHGITRIKDWADKNIKMMYWMFKKRKYPVNVMLVVKSDKPNIFTRTAQRVKKFFSKFKKNKENRGELNAK is encoded by the coding sequence ATGTCAAATGACAGATTCCTGCTTATAAAAGGCTGGAGCTATATTCTTTGGGGGGATGTAGATCATGTGCTTGGTCAACTTCTTGTAGCTGAACTCACCAACAGGATTCCGGTTGTATACTGGCCTACACATTGTCTGCACAATGGGTATATCCTGACCAACGGCTTTGAATTGTACTTTGAACCTGTTTCCAACTACTCTATTTTTGACGTAGCAAAGCCCGAGTACACATATTACCCGCCAATCTGGGATTATGAAAACTTATTTATTGAAGATCAGAATAAAGATACTTGGATTTACCGAAATATCGGGGATTTACTTAGCAGCCAAGAAAATGTCGTAGTAGCAGATGTTTATTATAACATACATGAGTTAATTCCATTTATAAAAAAGAATAACCCGGCGTACGGAATGAGTTCTCAACAAATATACCGATATTTATTTAATAAATATATAAAGCTGAAATCAGACATAAATACGGAAGTTCAGGGTTTTTATAATTCATGGCTTAAAGACAACCATCCTATCCTTGCAGTTCACGTCCGAAGGGTTGAAAAAGATATGGTGTTTGATACCAGAGATTCTAAGAAAAACGGAAACCAGTATTGGAATAAAATTTATAGAAAATATAAACAGAAACCTGAAAAAAAGGGAAAGAAGTTATATAAGCTGTTTGCAAAGGGTAAGTTTAAGGAGCCTAACAGAGGCTACCATAAGGAAATAAAAAAATATATAGATAAATACAATATAAAGAAGATATTCCTACTTACGGATTGCGAAGATACTCTGAAGGAGTATAAGAACATATACGGCTCTATGCTTGTCTATACAAATTGTAAAAGGATTAAAAACGATGAACCCGTGTATCATATGGAAAATCCAATGGTGGTAAGGCGCAGAGGTATGGAAATTATAAAAGATGCATATATTGCTGCTAAATGTGACTTTTTCATAGGAAATGACTTTTCAAATGTATCCCACGGCATTACCCGTATAAAGGATTGGGCAGATAAAAACATAAAAATGATGTACTGGATGTTTAAAAAGAGAAAGTACCCTGTAAATGTAATGCTTGTGGTAAAAAGCGATAAACCCAATATTTTTACTCGTACAGCACAGAGGGTTAAGAAGTTTTTTAGTAAGTTCAAAAAGAATAAGGAGAACAGAGGTGAGTTAAATGCCAAATGA
- a CDS encoding mannose-1-phosphate guanylyltransferase, whose translation MEKFVVIMAGGSGTRLWPLSKEKKPKQFISVDDGECMLVQTINRVCRSIPPSNCFIVTNQSLVELTKEVVKDIIPHSNIISEPQKKNTAACIAYTAMLLDKKLGEAVLCFVPADGYVKDQQGYTETINLAFRAAEEKDSLVVIGINPSYPSTAYGYIKIDKEAGSEEQILKVIRFTEKPNEETARTMLESGDYLWNGGILAGKSKTIINQIKQNIPQYFISITNAIIHEGSENFNTYIDNAYNEIQDISFDNAVLEKSKDICVIRASFDWDDIGSIDTLSGTLQKDKDSNSWKGDYIALETTDSVIYADGILIAVIGLDNMIVAGTNEAVIVCPRGRAQEVKGLVEIIKKNGYDNFL comes from the coding sequence ATGGAAAAATTTGTCGTTATTATGGCAGGAGGCTCAGGAACAAGACTATGGCCGCTGTCAAAAGAAAAAAAGCCTAAGCAGTTTATATCTGTTGATGACGGCGAATGTATGCTGGTTCAGACAATTAACCGTGTATGCCGGAGCATTCCACCATCCAATTGCTTTATTGTAACAAATCAAAGTCTTGTAGAATTGACCAAAGAAGTTGTCAAGGACATAATTCCACATTCAAATATAATTTCAGAGCCCCAGAAGAAGAACACTGCTGCATGTATTGCATATACAGCAATGCTTCTTGATAAAAAACTGGGAGAAGCAGTACTGTGTTTTGTACCGGCTGACGGATATGTTAAAGATCAGCAGGGTTATACTGAAACAATAAATCTTGCGTTTAGGGCGGCGGAGGAAAAGGATAGTCTTGTTGTAATAGGAATTAACCCCTCATATCCCTCTACTGCCTATGGATATATAAAAATAGATAAGGAGGCAGGCTCAGAAGAACAAATTCTTAAAGTTATCAGATTTACTGAAAAACCAAACGAAGAGACAGCCCGAACAATGCTTGAATCAGGTGATTACTTGTGGAACGGAGGTATTTTGGCAGGAAAATCAAAGACAATAATTAATCAAATTAAACAAAATATTCCCCAATACTTTATATCAATCACAAATGCAATTATACATGAAGGGAGTGAAAATTTTAACACATATATTGATAATGCATATAATGAAATACAGGATATTTCATTTGACAATGCTGTACTTGAAAAAAGCAAAGATATTTGTGTAATAAGGGCTTCCTTCGACTGGGATGATATAGGGAGTATTGATACATTGTCGGGAACTCTGCAAAAAGATAAGGACAGTAACTCTTGGAAGGGCGACTATATAGCTCTGGAAACTACCGATTCAGTAATTTATGCTGATGGAATACTTATTGCAGTAATAGGCCTGGACAATATGATAGTTGCGGGCACAAATGAGGCCGTTATTGTTTGTCCCAGAGGAAGAGCGCAGGAAGTCAAAGGCCTGGTTGAAATAATTAAAAAGAATGGATACGATAATTTTTTGTAA
- a CDS encoding O-fucosyltransferase family protein, translating to MSNSRFLLIKSLGGSIWNDVDHVICQMFAAELTNRIPVVYWGMESLYSESVNTNSFESFFEPITQYTFHDVVRPEYSYYPKVWKFENVLAEDTDRFKMENRELSGMMRSEANVVVSDTYYPLRALLPYVSSGHWSYGKTPHQIYRYMFDTYIKLQPPIQREIQKFVNTNPDFRDERPILGVHVREKAIVNEVAQLYDLNEFYKPNIWQFIVKYNTRHLFLITDSNTLFKQYKKLYNKNDMLIYTDSKKVPLKERIPTALLNYPNKRHKGVELVKDTIEIIKDTYIASKCDFFIGNGYSSLSNTVLRLRDWPESNIKLLY from the coding sequence ATGTCGAATAGTAGATTTCTTCTGATAAAGTCACTGGGAGGCAGCATATGGAATGATGTGGACCATGTGATATGTCAGATGTTTGCCGCCGAACTGACAAACCGGATTCCGGTAGTATACTGGGGAATGGAAAGCCTCTACAGTGAATCCGTTAATACAAATTCGTTTGAATCATTTTTTGAGCCTATAACCCAATATACCTTCCACGATGTAGTACGCCCGGAGTATTCTTATTATCCCAAGGTATGGAAGTTTGAAAACGTTCTGGCTGAAGATACAGATAGATTTAAAATGGAAAATAGGGAACTAAGCGGTATGATGAGGAGTGAAGCCAACGTGGTTGTAAGCGATACCTATTATCCATTGAGAGCACTTTTGCCATATGTAAGTAGTGGTCATTGGTCATACGGAAAAACCCCGCATCAGATATACAGGTACATGTTTGACACTTATATTAAGCTACAGCCACCAATACAAAGAGAAATTCAAAAATTTGTAAATACAAATCCGGATTTCAGAGATGAAAGGCCTATTTTAGGGGTGCATGTAAGAGAGAAGGCAATAGTGAACGAGGTAGCTCAATTATATGACCTGAATGAGTTTTACAAGCCCAATATATGGCAGTTTATTGTAAAGTACAACACAAGGCACTTGTTTTTAATAACTGATTCTAATACTTTATTTAAGCAATACAAGAAGTTATATAACAAAAATGATATGTTGATATATACTGACAGTAAGAAGGTGCCACTCAAAGAACGTATTCCTACTGCCCTGCTCAATTATCCAAACAAAAGGCACAAGGGAGTTGAACTTGTAAAGGACACCATTGAAATAATTAAAGATACTTATATAGCTTCAAAATGTGATTTCTTTATTGGAAATGGATATTCAAGTCTCTCAAATACCGTATTAAGGTTAAGGGATTGGCCTGAATCGAATATAAAGCTTTTATATTGA
- a CDS encoding pyruvate dehydrogenase complex E1 component subunit beta, producing the protein MPWTTIEVEKQDKFIITDDSQNGRMISYKDALYEAMDQSLARDPRVFVMGEGVDDPGGVFGTTKGLHEKYGRDRVFDTPIAENSLTGIAAGAAMAGLRPVFVHSRMDFLLLSLDQLVNHAAKWSYMTGGKVSVPLVVRTVSARGWGSGAQHSQCLQGMLMNAPGLKIAAPATPYDAKGLLISSIIDNNPVLFVEHRWLYKTMGNVPDTLYSIPFGKGIVRRKGKDVTIVAVSYMLVEALKAAEKLQAQNISAEVIDLRTIKPIDEDIIFESLAKTGKLIITDTGWKTGGVAAEIAALVAEKAVHLLKKPVVRVCCPDIPTPAGDLQEKAFYPDFETICTKAVELMK; encoded by the coding sequence ATGCCCTGGACTACAATTGAAGTTGAGAAACAGGATAAATTTATAATAACGGATGATTCCCAAAATGGCAGAATGATTTCATATAAGGATGCTTTGTACGAAGCAATGGACCAATCCCTTGCAAGAGACCCAAGAGTCTTTGTTATGGGAGAGGGTGTAGATGACCCCGGCGGGGTTTTTGGAACTACGAAAGGATTGCACGAAAAGTATGGCCGTGACAGGGTTTTTGACACGCCAATCGCAGAAAATTCCCTGACAGGAATAGCAGCAGGAGCCGCAATGGCAGGATTAAGACCTGTTTTTGTTCATAGCAGAATGGATTTTTTGCTGCTTTCATTGGATCAACTGGTAAACCACGCTGCAAAATGGAGCTATATGACCGGAGGAAAGGTTAGTGTACCTTTAGTAGTGAGAACAGTGAGTGCAAGAGGATGGGGATCGGGAGCCCAACATTCACAATGTTTGCAGGGGATGCTTATGAATGCTCCCGGACTGAAAATAGCTGCTCCTGCCACGCCTTATGATGCCAAGGGATTGCTGATTTCAAGCATAATTGATAATAATCCTGTACTATTTGTTGAACACAGATGGCTTTACAAAACAATGGGGAATGTCCCGGACACACTGTATTCCATACCGTTTGGGAAGGGTATTGTAAGAAGAAAGGGAAAGGATGTTACTATTGTTGCAGTATCCTATATGCTGGTTGAAGCCTTAAAGGCAGCAGAGAAGCTTCAAGCCCAGAATATATCGGCTGAGGTTATAGATTTAAGGACAATAAAACCAATAGACGAAGACATTATATTTGAATCCCTTGCAAAGACAGGCAAACTTATAATAACAGATACAGGGTGGAAGACAGGCGGTGTTGCCGCAGAAATTGCAGCCCTCGTTGCTGAAAAAGCTGTTCATCTGCTGAAAAAGCCTGTTGTAAGAGTTTGCTGTCCGGATATACCAACCCCGGCCGGAGATTTGCAGGAGAAAGCCTTTTATCCTGACTTTGAAACTATATGCACAAAGGCCGTTGAATTAATGAAATAA
- a CDS encoding thiamine pyrophosphate-dependent dehydrogenase E1 component subunit alpha, with protein MENERLIELYKIMQTIRSVERKIEDEYKNDEMKTPIHLSIGQEAIAAGVCIHLRKEDYLFGTHRSHAQYIAKGGDIKQMIAELYLRKTGCTSGRGGSMHLMAPDIGIFGSTAIVGGSLPLGTGTALASKIQKNDRVTAVFFGDGAADEGTFHESLNFASLKKLPVIYVCENNFYAINSQQKERQSGDNIYKIAQGYGIPAYQIEGNDVLKVSEYAEKAVERCRKGEGPVLLECISYRWKGHIGTVDDLGVGYRPQEEYDYWVSKCPIKWYKDYLKSRNILTETLEKSIHEEIDKVVKDAFEFAVNSPKPQPEELLDFVYAD; from the coding sequence ATGGAAAATGAGAGACTTATTGAGCTGTACAAAATTATGCAGACCATACGCAGTGTGGAACGCAAAATCGAGGATGAATATAAAAATGACGAAATGAAAACCCCTATTCATCTTTCCATAGGGCAGGAGGCAATTGCGGCAGGGGTTTGTATACATCTCCGTAAGGAGGATTACCTTTTTGGAACCCATAGGAGTCACGCACAGTATATTGCAAAAGGTGGAGATATTAAGCAAATGATAGCTGAATTATATCTTCGTAAAACAGGGTGTACTTCCGGTAGAGGGGGCTCCATGCATCTGATGGCTCCGGATATAGGAATATTCGGCTCCACTGCCATAGTGGGAGGAAGCTTGCCCCTTGGAACGGGAACCGCTCTGGCATCCAAGATTCAAAAAAATGACAGGGTTACTGCTGTTTTTTTCGGGGATGGAGCGGCAGATGAAGGAACTTTTCATGAAAGCCTGAATTTTGCATCCCTTAAAAAACTCCCGGTTATATATGTATGCGAAAATAATTTCTATGCTATAAACTCACAACAAAAGGAACGGCAGTCAGGAGACAATATTTATAAAATTGCTCAGGGGTATGGAATTCCCGCATATCAGATAGAAGGGAATGATGTGCTTAAAGTTTCCGAGTACGCAGAAAAAGCCGTTGAAAGGTGCAGAAAAGGAGAGGGGCCTGTTTTACTGGAGTGTATTAGCTATAGATGGAAGGGCCATATCGGCACTGTTGATGACCTGGGTGTTGGATACAGGCCCCAGGAGGAGTACGATTACTGGGTTTCAAAGTGCCCGATAAAATGGTATAAAGACTATCTTAAAAGCAGAAATATTCTTACCGAGACGCTAGAGAAATCCATCCATGAAGAAATAGATAAGGTGGTAAAGGATGCTTTTGAATTCGCAGTTAATTCACCTAAACCGCAGCCTGAAGAATTACTTGATTTTGTTTATGCAGATTAA
- a CDS encoding NAD-dependent epimerase/dehydratase family protein, with the protein MDKYIKEDCMEYLEKIDLSPLYNKTVLITGANGLIGTYIIYMLHLANLLKDGEIKIHAVSRSKPCKALADIFEQNYSFYSEDLNNMDFDKLKLKADYIIHGATYAQPGKFLRNYLDTIHLNTVVTEKLLQKAKKDSAVLLFLSSSEIYGEPDIDNIPTPESYPGFCSPVNVRAVYSESKRMGETLCFAYRHYEGVEAKVARISMTYGPGVKGDDERVLGQFIRRALEQKNITMLDDGSKIRTFCYIADCALMLMNIMAYGKDFVYNVGGRDSISIKTLAQEVCSVTGSTLTIDNRQKKQAIEEIKVSPDKVQLDISKICSEFGLTCFKPLREGLVRTVEWNKDKWNLQMK; encoded by the coding sequence TTGGATAAATATATAAAAGAAGATTGCATGGAATATTTAGAAAAAATAGACTTGTCTCCTCTTTATAACAAAACTGTACTGATTACAGGTGCTAACGGATTAATAGGAACTTATATCATATATATGCTTCATCTTGCCAACCTTTTAAAGGACGGTGAAATTAAAATTCATGCTGTAAGCAGAAGTAAGCCTTGTAAGGCATTGGCTGATATATTTGAGCAAAATTACAGTTTCTATTCCGAAGACCTTAACAATATGGATTTTGACAAGCTCAAATTGAAGGCTGACTATATCATACATGGTGCAACTTACGCACAGCCCGGCAAATTCCTTAGAAACTACCTGGATACCATTCACTTAAACACTGTTGTTACTGAAAAGCTGCTTCAGAAGGCTAAAAAGGACAGCGCGGTTTTATTATTCCTGAGCTCCTCTGAGATTTACGGCGAGCCGGATATTGATAATATACCTACACCGGAGAGCTATCCAGGTTTTTGTTCTCCGGTAAATGTAAGAGCTGTATATTCAGAGTCAAAAAGGATGGGAGAAACTCTGTGTTTTGCTTACAGGCATTATGAAGGGGTAGAAGCGAAAGTGGCAAGAATATCTATGACTTACGGGCCGGGAGTAAAGGGAGACGATGAACGTGTTCTTGGGCAGTTTATAAGACGGGCGTTGGAACAAAAGAATATTACCATGCTGGATGACGGAAGCAAAATAAGGACTTTCTGCTATATAGCAGATTGTGCCTTGATGCTCATGAACATAATGGCGTATGGAAAGGATTTTGTGTATAACGTGGGAGGCCGGGACAGTATCAGTATAAAGACACTTGCCCAAGAAGTTTGTTCTGTTACCGGAAGTACTCTCACCATTGACAATCGACAGAAAAAACAGGCTATTGAAGAAATAAAGGTTTCTCCTGACAAGGTTCAACTTGATATAAGTAAGATTTGTTCCGAATTTGGGCTAACATGCTTTAAGCCATTAAGGGAAGGGCTTGTAAGAACTGTTGAATGGAATAAAGATAAGTGGAATTTGCAAATGAAATAA